Proteins encoded within one genomic window of Dyadobacter chenhuakuii:
- a CDS encoding Sec-independent protein translocase subunit TatA/TatB, which produces MESVTVLAFMGLGGQEIFLVALFVLLFFGAKKIPELMRGLGQGINEFKNATKDVKENIEKSMEDPK; this is translated from the coding sequence ATGGAATCAGTAACCGTTTTGGCATTTATGGGATTAGGTGGACAAGAGATCTTTTTGGTTGCCTTGTTCGTTTTACTATTCTTCGGTGCGAAGAAAATTCCTGAGTTGATGCGCGGTTTGGGGCAGGGTATCAATGAATTCAAGAACGCTACTAAAGACGTTAAGGAAAATATTGAAAAAAGCATGGAAGACCCCAAATAA
- the gatA gene encoding Asp-tRNA(Asn)/Glu-tRNA(Gln) amidotransferase subunit GatA yields MKEYLTLAGIQEDLRGGNLTCVELVSHYLQNIEANQHLNAFVEVYADEARKAAIAVDEKLASGTAGRLAGMVIGLKDVLSHKGHGLQAASQILNTYIAPYTATAVQRLLDEDAIVIGRQNCDEFAMGSSNENSSFGPVLNAADNTKVPGGSSGGSAVAVQAGLCHASLGSDTGGSVRQPAAFCGVVGVKPSYGRISRYGLIAYASSFDCIGPITKSVEDAALLIEIMAGPDNFDSTVSNKEVPAYSKNLEWSGKARVGYIRESVESEAISLEIRQQTLEVLNRLRAEGHEVTPVEIPLLDSLLPTYYILTTAEASSNLSRFDGVRYGHRSAEATDLESLYKKTRTEAFGEEVRRRILLGTFVLSANYYDAYYTKAQRVRRLVQEETNRFFDQFDFLITPVTPTTAFTIGEKTEDPLQMYLADIFTVQANVVGNPAVAIPNGLDENGMPIGIQIMAPYFGELKMLAFANYLTDLNKNSALRSDTNH; encoded by the coding sequence TTGAAAGAGTATCTGACGCTGGCCGGGATTCAGGAAGATTTGCGTGGAGGCAATTTGACGTGCGTCGAGTTAGTGAGTCATTATTTGCAGAATATAGAGGCTAATCAACACCTGAATGCATTCGTTGAAGTTTATGCGGATGAAGCCAGGAAAGCAGCCATTGCCGTTGATGAAAAATTGGCCAGCGGAACTGCCGGAAGGCTAGCCGGAATGGTGATCGGACTCAAAGATGTGCTTTCGCACAAAGGACACGGTTTACAAGCCGCCAGTCAAATCCTCAATACATACATTGCTCCTTATACTGCAACGGCGGTTCAGCGATTGCTGGATGAAGACGCTATTGTGATAGGCCGGCAAAACTGCGATGAATTCGCAATGGGTTCGTCCAATGAAAATTCATCATTCGGGCCGGTTTTAAATGCTGCGGATAACACCAAAGTTCCGGGCGGTTCTTCCGGCGGTTCTGCGGTGGCGGTGCAAGCTGGCCTTTGCCACGCGTCTCTCGGAAGTGATACGGGCGGTTCTGTAAGGCAACCCGCAGCTTTTTGCGGTGTTGTGGGCGTAAAGCCATCTTATGGCCGGATTTCCAGGTATGGTCTTATCGCCTATGCATCGTCTTTCGACTGCATCGGCCCCATTACCAAAAGTGTTGAAGACGCCGCGTTGCTGATCGAAATCATGGCTGGTCCGGATAATTTTGACAGCACGGTTTCTAACAAAGAAGTGCCTGCATATTCCAAAAATCTGGAATGGTCCGGCAAAGCCAGGGTCGGTTATATCCGGGAGAGTGTTGAAAGCGAGGCGATTTCTTTGGAAATCCGGCAGCAAACGCTGGAAGTGCTGAACCGTCTGCGCGCCGAAGGGCACGAAGTAACGCCGGTAGAAATTCCATTGCTCGATTCACTGCTGCCTACTTATTATATATTGACAACGGCCGAAGCCAGTTCTAATTTATCCCGCTTCGACGGTGTCCGTTATGGTCACAGAAGTGCGGAAGCGACGGATCTGGAAAGCTTGTATAAAAAGACACGCACGGAAGCTTTTGGTGAAGAGGTGAGGAGAAGGATACTATTGGGTACTTTTGTTCTGAGCGCAAATTATTATGACGCATACTATACCAAAGCGCAACGCGTTAGAAGATTGGTGCAGGAGGAAACGAACCGGTTCTTCGATCAGTTTGATTTTCTGATCACGCCGGTAACGCCAACTACCGCTTTTACAATTGGTGAAAAAACCGAAGATCCGTTACAAATGTATCTCGCTGATATTTTTACAGTGCAGGCAAATGTGGTTGGGAATCCGGCTGTTGCGATCCCTAACGGGCTGGACGAAAACGGGATGCCTATTGGAATTCAGATAATGGCTCCTTATTTTGGTGAGTTGAAAATGCTGGCTTTTGCCAATTATTTAACCGATTTGAATAAAAATTCGGCATTGAGATCGGATACAAATCATTGA
- the sov gene encoding T9SS outer membrane translocon Sov/SprA, producing MSSTIYSFLFKALTISTGAVLLANVSVDMDEPYSGQAQDWAIIADTVREDTSKKKIDRSGSQLIMRWKDFYSNRIAEPRPRSPFYLRDPANVSIQLDSAGKVAVSESIQTPTGNFNYRAPERMDLSTYDKIQEDRAFKSLLREYAGRQDGKSAMGSRGLLPKLDIPPGLSKLLGDDFINFKPTGFVSLDLGLMHQFLDNPAIPIRQRRNTQFIFNEQISINFDARLGDQLGFQTNFDTKANFNFENAIKLNYKNPEESFIRKIEAGNINWAINSQLIPGVQNLFGLKTDLQFGRLSATVVASQQKSSKERIVLRGGAQSRDFELRADTYDENRNFFLSQYFRNIYESSLKNTPTITSGVTVTRMEVYVTNRTTTTESLRNVVGFADLGEPAPYKSANPSLQPIRSTSPADNAANGLYKSLTTNESFRQVDNTNSAITSLGLEKAVDYELLRGAKRLIADRDYTFHPQLGYISLTNALRNDEVLAVSYEYTLNGRAFKVGELTEDYQARRDNEVIALKLLKSSTIRNNTKLPMWNLMMKNIYALGTSQMDKQGFQLRIIYKDDQTGIDNPNLQESSIANIPLIRLMGLDRLNPVNDLQPDGNFDFVDGITVDSKSGRIIFPVLEPFGSNLSKKFGAGEEQFRNKYVFGELYSTTMIDAQQVSERNKFFIKGSYQSSGGAEVQLPFGVLETSVTVTSGGVPLSPGSDYIVEAQIGRVRILNGSVMNSGREIVIEYERPDMFQNQIRSLLGTRLDYVVSRDMSIGATIMKYRERPAGFLTRVSIGNEPVNNTMLGFDINFRKDVPFLTKWLDALPLIQTKEMSSIQFKGEFAKILPGVSKDVNNRSLVDDFEATRTIYDLSRQPQKWRLAGVPPKFRQGTDGKTLDYAYRRAKISAYTVDNIFGGAQGLGGGYDPPGNLDDQDRSYYYERLYLPNEIFPRRAIAGLVSYPQNVLDIAYYPSERGMYNYNVDLLPNGRLKNPRQNFGAISRAITSDNDFDNANIESIEFWMLDPFINNELGKVRDGSGDEKPNTTGGKLVFNLGDISEDVIPDERYNFENGLPIVPKQVGVNVDSTAWGYVTKSQYLINAFSNESGARERQDVGLDGLNNEEERRFFKPFIDRLPANLTAQAREQILGDPSGDDFQFFLGASLDSANLKVLQRYKNYIGMENNSPESLGRNADVTPASTNVPDGEDMNVDNTINDNESYYEYEIDLKPNQLAVGNGYIVDKTVNTADQQTWYLFRVPIKEFSGVIGNMNGFKSIRFMRMYLTDFQQPVVLRFAQLQMVGQQYRKYTANLDAPGLQEVPEPYDAKFTVGTVSIEENGQEQTDATNKYVYAIPPDWKRDQDNTQRPPLLLNEQSMSLCVTDLRDGDSRAVFKNVNLDLLFRKRLRMYVHMQNEQSEDRMVGAFMRIGTDLTQNYYEIDLSGLKATLPGQSVDREVWPEENELNIALADLIEAKAQRNRQLDRNLSVPYTITTADGRYKLTVVGNPDLSSVRVMMIGMRNPKSQDERPKSFCIWVDEMHVEGFDDTGGVAAIAQLNAKLADFATLTASGRLETFGFGSVQQRIGERSRNFTTEYGVSTNVALDKLLPASWGFSIPLFLSYDRRNVKPHFNPLDPDTPLETSLGNLQSDEERDGYRRMVEENAIKRGINFSNVRKIKTKPGARNHFYDFENFSFTYAFSDDKRRNILTQEYAQRNYRGGISYVYSSQPKPMEPFKNWKATSRWADIIKDVNLTLLPNMVSIRTDVDRRFLKTQLRNADLTTDGIQPLYEKYFWFNRYYDLSWNLTRNMTLSYNSTANSIIDEPMGDINSAEKKDSLWTNFKKLGRMKNFDQKIDLTYRLPLDKIPLLDWMTADYKHSVAYQYQANAFGLKDTLGLPFGDIIRNSKDRGVTGKVDFVLLYNKLRYLKFANTPSAGRKNFARSPGDIEEIDMRTTDILKSVTRALMTVRGINVSYSIQETTALPGYLRAPSYFGIDNTNAPGLPFVLGQQDRNFQIKAAEKGWITKSEQQNMPFQQTIAKNFSANTTLEPFKDFRLIVEARLTRQDAYQEFYRPDASGNFVSQSPLRNGQFSMSFLSFRTAFAKMKRDNSSPVFDKFRAYRAILRDRLNAENQSGGEYNETSQDVLISSFFAAYTGKDPQTVRTNPFLKFPMPNWDLSYNGLSQLAGFKRLFSSFTLRHKYMSQYSVGNFTSSLDYEALYVNLSVTGYPLSQRLNELGQYIPVFSMSTITLSEKFQPLVGVEFRTQSRVTARIEYNRDRTIALNLSNSQMAELFNQDVTVNIGFTKNNVAIPFKINGVKKKLKNDMTMQLGLTFRDTRSIQRKFDGENIPIAGNINFQLRPTVNYMVNNRLSVQFYFDRTFNDPLVSNSFYRASTSGGVQLKFNLAE from the coding sequence TTGTCATCAACGATTTACTCCTTTCTTTTTAAGGCATTAACCATATCAACAGGCGCTGTTCTGTTAGCGAATGTATCCGTTGATATGGACGAACCTTATTCCGGGCAGGCGCAGGACTGGGCAATTATTGCCGATACTGTAAGAGAAGATACTTCCAAAAAGAAAATAGATAGGTCTGGTAGTCAGCTTATTATGCGTTGGAAAGATTTTTATTCCAACCGCATTGCTGAACCAAGGCCACGCTCCCCGTTTTATCTCCGTGATCCGGCCAATGTATCCATTCAACTGGACAGCGCTGGTAAAGTAGCCGTTTCCGAAAGCATACAGACCCCGACTGGTAACTTCAATTACCGGGCGCCGGAACGGATGGATCTTTCCACTTATGACAAGATTCAGGAAGATCGTGCATTCAAAAGTCTGCTGCGCGAATATGCTGGCAGGCAGGATGGAAAAAGTGCCATGGGGTCGCGGGGGCTATTGCCTAAACTGGACATTCCGCCTGGACTTTCCAAGTTGCTGGGAGATGATTTTATCAATTTCAAACCCACCGGTTTTGTGTCGCTGGATCTGGGCTTAATGCACCAGTTCCTTGATAACCCGGCCATCCCGATACGGCAACGCAGGAATACGCAGTTCATTTTTAATGAGCAGATCAGCATTAATTTTGATGCAAGGCTAGGTGATCAGCTTGGTTTCCAAACCAACTTTGATACAAAGGCTAATTTCAACTTTGAAAATGCCATTAAGCTGAATTATAAGAACCCGGAAGAAAGTTTTATCCGGAAAATTGAAGCAGGTAACATCAACTGGGCCATTAACAGCCAGCTGATTCCCGGCGTTCAGAACCTTTTTGGTTTGAAAACGGACCTTCAATTCGGCCGGTTAAGCGCAACTGTTGTAGCCTCGCAGCAGAAATCCAGTAAAGAGAGAATTGTTTTAAGAGGAGGGGCGCAAAGCAGGGATTTTGAGTTACGTGCCGATACTTACGACGAAAACCGAAATTTCTTCCTGTCGCAATATTTCCGGAACATTTACGAGAGCTCGTTGAAGAACACGCCAACCATTACATCGGGCGTGACGGTTACGCGTATGGAGGTGTATGTTACTAACCGCACCACCACAACGGAATCGCTCAGAAACGTTGTCGGTTTCGCGGATTTGGGAGAACCTGCTCCCTATAAGTCGGCTAATCCAAGTTTACAGCCTATCCGTTCTACTTCGCCTGCTGACAATGCGGCCAATGGTCTTTATAAATCATTGACAACTAATGAGTCGTTCCGGCAGGTTGATAACACCAATAGTGCGATTACGAGCCTGGGACTGGAAAAAGCGGTTGATTATGAATTGCTGAGAGGAGCCAAAAGGCTGATCGCTGATCGTGACTACACATTTCACCCACAGCTTGGTTACATCTCCTTAACCAATGCATTGAGAAACGACGAAGTGCTGGCCGTTTCTTACGAATATACATTGAACGGCAGGGCATTTAAAGTGGGTGAGCTTACCGAGGATTATCAGGCACGCCGGGATAATGAGGTTATTGCATTAAAACTGCTGAAATCATCCACGATCAGGAACAACACAAAGCTTCCTATGTGGAACCTGATGATGAAAAACATTTATGCACTGGGAACCAGCCAGATGGATAAGCAGGGTTTTCAGTTACGGATCATTTATAAGGATGACCAAACCGGAATTGATAACCCAAACTTGCAGGAAAGCAGCATTGCCAACATTCCATTGATCCGCTTGATGGGCCTCGACAGGCTGAACCCGGTTAATGATCTGCAGCCCGACGGAAACTTCGATTTTGTGGACGGGATTACGGTGGATAGTAAATCGGGCCGCATTATCTTCCCGGTTTTGGAGCCGTTTGGAAGCAATCTATCCAAGAAATTTGGTGCCGGCGAAGAGCAGTTCAGAAACAAATATGTGTTCGGTGAGCTGTATTCCACGACTATGATCGATGCGCAGCAGGTTTCTGAGCGCAATAAATTTTTCATTAAAGGTTCGTATCAATCCAGCGGTGGCGCAGAAGTCCAGCTTCCGTTCGGTGTTCTGGAAACTTCGGTTACCGTCACTTCCGGCGGCGTCCCTCTTTCACCGGGCTCAGATTATATTGTTGAAGCGCAAATCGGCCGGGTCCGTATCCTTAATGGCAGCGTGATGAACTCGGGCAGGGAGATCGTTATTGAATACGAACGGCCCGATATGTTCCAGAACCAGATCCGGTCCTTGCTGGGAACGCGCCTGGATTACGTCGTAAGCCGCGATATGAGCATTGGCGCCACGATTATGAAATACAGGGAACGTCCTGCTGGTTTCTTAACGAGGGTGTCCATCGGAAATGAACCGGTTAACAATACAATGCTCGGTTTTGATATCAATTTCAGAAAAGACGTGCCTTTCCTGACCAAATGGCTGGATGCATTACCCTTGATCCAGACCAAAGAAATGTCGAGCATTCAGTTCAAGGGTGAATTTGCCAAAATTCTACCCGGTGTTTCGAAAGACGTCAATAACCGTTCGCTGGTGGACGATTTTGAAGCGACCAGAACCATTTATGACCTTTCAAGGCAACCACAGAAATGGCGGCTGGCAGGTGTTCCGCCAAAGTTCAGGCAGGGAACGGATGGTAAGACATTGGATTATGCTTACAGGCGCGCGAAAATCTCTGCTTATACAGTGGACAACATATTCGGCGGTGCTCAAGGGCTGGGCGGCGGCTACGATCCGCCGGGCAACCTGGACGACCAGGATCGCAGCTACTACTACGAGAGACTTTATTTACCCAATGAAATTTTCCCGCGTCGTGCGATTGCCGGACTGGTATCTTATCCGCAAAATGTCCTCGACATTGCTTATTACCCAAGCGAGCGCGGCATGTACAACTACAATGTTGACCTGCTGCCTAATGGTCGTTTGAAAAACCCAAGACAAAATTTTGGTGCGATCAGCAGAGCGATCACTTCGGATAATGACTTTGATAATGCGAACATTGAAAGCATCGAATTCTGGATGCTGGACCCTTTCATTAACAATGAACTTGGGAAAGTTCGGGATGGGAGCGGAGATGAAAAACCCAACACAACCGGTGGGAAACTGGTTTTCAACCTGGGTGATATTTCAGAAGATGTTATTCCTGACGAGCGTTACAATTTTGAGAACGGGCTTCCTATTGTGCCCAAACAAGTTGGCGTGAATGTTGATTCTACGGCCTGGGGTTACGTAACGAAGTCGCAATATCTGATTAATGCATTCAGTAACGAATCCGGTGCGCGTGAGCGGCAGGATGTGGGTTTGGATGGATTGAATAATGAAGAGGAGCGTCGTTTTTTCAAACCATTCATTGATCGATTACCGGCTAACCTGACCGCCCAAGCACGCGAGCAGATTTTGGGTGACCCTTCCGGGGATGATTTCCAGTTCTTCCTGGGAGCAAGTCTGGATAGTGCCAATCTAAAAGTTCTGCAGCGTTACAAGAATTACATTGGTATGGAGAACAACTCTCCCGAAAGCCTTGGCAGAAACGCCGATGTGACGCCTGCTTCAACCAATGTGCCGGATGGCGAGGATATGAACGTGGATAACACGATCAATGACAACGAGTCTTATTATGAATACGAAATTGACCTGAAACCAAACCAGCTGGCGGTTGGAAACGGATATATTGTTGATAAAACAGTTAATACAGCCGATCAGCAAACCTGGTATCTTTTCCGGGTTCCTATCAAGGAGTTTTCAGGAGTGATAGGCAATATGAACGGCTTTAAGTCGATCCGTTTTATGCGCATGTATCTGACTGATTTCCAGCAGCCTGTCGTATTGCGTTTTGCGCAGTTGCAAATGGTTGGTCAGCAATATAGAAAATATACAGCTAACCTGGACGCGCCTGGCTTACAGGAAGTTCCTGAGCCTTATGATGCCAAATTCACTGTCGGAACGGTTAGCATTGAAGAGAATGGTCAGGAGCAGACAGACGCTACAAATAAATACGTTTACGCCATTCCGCCAGACTGGAAGCGCGATCAGGATAACACACAGCGTCCCCCGCTCTTGCTGAATGAACAATCGATGAGCTTATGCGTAACAGATTTGCGCGATGGCGATTCCAGAGCGGTTTTCAAAAATGTGAACCTGGATTTATTGTTCCGCAAAAGGCTGCGCATGTATGTGCACATGCAGAATGAGCAGAGTGAAGACCGTATGGTGGGCGCATTTATGCGGATTGGAACGGACCTTACACAAAATTACTACGAAATAGACCTTTCCGGCCTGAAAGCAACATTGCCGGGCCAGTCAGTTGATCGGGAAGTTTGGCCGGAAGAGAATGAACTGAACATTGCCCTGGCCGATCTGATCGAAGCCAAAGCACAACGCAACCGCCAGCTGGACAGAAACCTGAGCGTGCCTTACACGATCACGACAGCCGACGGCAGATACAAATTGACTGTGGTCGGTAACCCGGATCTAAGTTCGGTGCGCGTCATGATGATCGGGATGCGCAACCCCAAATCCCAGGACGAACGCCCGAAAAGCTTCTGTATTTGGGTGGATGAAATGCACGTAGAGGGCTTTGACGACACAGGCGGCGTTGCGGCCATTGCACAATTGAATGCGAAACTCGCAGATTTTGCAACATTAACTGCTTCCGGAAGGCTGGAAACATTCGGTTTTGGAAGCGTGCAGCAGCGGATAGGCGAGCGTTCCCGTAATTTCACCACAGAATATGGCGTGTCTACCAACGTGGCATTGGATAAACTGCTGCCCGCAAGCTGGGGTTTCAGCATTCCGCTGTTCCTGAGCTATGACCGGCGAAATGTAAAGCCGCATTTCAATCCGCTCGACCCGGATACGCCGCTAGAAACTTCGCTGGGAAATTTGCAATCGGATGAAGAACGGGATGGTTACCGGCGTATGGTGGAGGAAAATGCCATCAAACGGGGGATTAATTTTTCCAATGTCAGGAAGATCAAGACCAAGCCCGGAGCACGGAATCACTTCTATGATTTTGAGAACTTCTCGTTTACATATGCATTCAGTGATGACAAGCGGAGGAACATTCTTACCCAGGAATATGCGCAGCGCAATTACCGGGGCGGCATTTCTTACGTGTACAGCAGTCAGCCGAAGCCTATGGAGCCATTCAAAAACTGGAAAGCGACCAGTCGTTGGGCCGATATCATCAAAGATGTAAACCTGACATTGCTGCCTAACATGGTCTCGATCCGTACAGATGTTGACCGGCGGTTCCTTAAAACACAGCTTCGGAATGCGGATCTGACGACGGACGGCATTCAGCCTTTGTATGAAAAATATTTCTGGTTCAACCGCTATTATGACCTGAGCTGGAACCTGACCCGGAATATGACATTGAGCTACAACTCAACGGCCAACTCGATCATCGACGAGCCGATGGGCGACATTAACTCTGCTGAGAAAAAAGACTCGCTCTGGACCAATTTCAAGAAACTGGGCAGGATGAAGAATTTTGACCAAAAGATTGATCTGACTTATCGCTTGCCTCTGGATAAAATTCCGCTTCTGGACTGGATGACAGCCGATTACAAACATTCGGTGGCCTATCAATACCAAGCCAATGCATTTGGGTTAAAAGACACATTAGGCTTGCCATTCGGGGACATTATCCGTAACAGTAAAGACCGTGGGGTTACCGGTAAGGTGGATTTTGTGCTGCTTTATAACAAACTGCGCTATTTGAAATTTGCCAACACACCTTCGGCGGGACGCAAGAATTTTGCAAGAAGCCCCGGTGATATTGAGGAAATCGATATGCGTACGACGGACATTCTGAAAAGCGTTACGCGTGCCTTAATGACCGTTCGGGGGATTAATGTAAGTTATTCGATTCAGGAAACAACGGCGCTTCCGGGTTACCTGCGCGCACCGAGCTATTTTGGAATCGATAACACCAATGCACCCGGACTGCCATTTGTCCTTGGGCAGCAAGACCGGAATTTCCAGATCAAGGCCGCTGAAAAAGGCTGGATCACGAAAAGTGAGCAACAGAATATGCCTTTCCAGCAGACCATTGCAAAGAACTTTTCCGCCAACACCACATTGGAACCGTTCAAGGATTTCAGGCTGATCGTTGAAGCGCGGCTCACACGGCAGGATGCTTACCAGGAATTTTACCGGCCCGATGCATCAGGTAACTTTGTGTCGCAAAGCCCGTTGCGGAATGGACAATTCAGTATGTCGTTCTTGTCATTCAGAACGGCTTTTGCCAAAATGAAACGCGATAATTCTTCTCCTGTTTTTGATAAATTCAGAGCTTACCGTGCTATTTTGAGGGATCGTCTGAATGCGGAAAACCAGAGTGGCGGAGAGTATAATGAAACTTCACAGGACGTTTTGATTTCGTCATTCTTTGCAGCTTATACAGGCAAGGATCCGCAGACCGTGCGGACAAACCCGTTCCTGAAATTCCCGATGCCGAACTGGGATCTGAGTTACAATGGCCTTTCGCAGCTTGCGGGCTTTAAGCGACTTTTCAGCTCGTTCACTTTGCGGCATAAATACATGTCGCAGTACAGCGTTGGGAACTTTACATCTTCGCTGGATTATGAGGCGCTTTATGTGAACTTGTCGGTAACGGGTTATCCTCTTTCACAAAGATTGAATGAGCTCGGACAATACATTCCGGTGTTTTCTATGAGCACGATCACATTGTCGGAAAAGTTCCAGCCGCTTGTGGGGGTTGAATTCAGGACGCAGAGCAGGGTTACCGCCAGGATCGAATACAACCGGGACCGCACCATTGCATTGAACCTGTCCAATTCGCAGATGGCGGAACTGTTCAACCAGGATGTAACGGTGAATATTGGTTTTACCAAAAACAATGTGGCCATCCCGTTCAAGATCAATGGGGTTAAGAAGAAACTGAAGAATGATATGACGATGCAGCTGGGACTTACTTTCCGCGATACGAGGTCCATACAGCGGAAGTTTGATGGTGAGAACATTCCCATTGCCGGTAACATCAACTTCCAGCTCCGCCCAACCGTTAATTACATGGTTAACAATCGTTTGAGCGTGCAGTTTTATTTCGACAGGACATTTAACGATCCATTGGTTTCCAATTCCTTTTACCGGGCAAGCACGTCCGGCGGTGTACAGTTGAAATTCAATTTGGCTGAATAA
- a CDS encoding lytic transglycosylase domain-containing protein: MRISKKVLWLGAMCVGFGYVPAMAIIPQEKLAFEQDTLEKIVAAEEMAIPALPAVEEFGNTPAIPEELLKERFAKLEKSIPLTYHKTSHEFVEYFIYKKAEFTQTMMEKMPLYFPIFEKTLAKHGLPTELKYLSMIESGLNPTVISHARAGGLWQFMPATGREFGLYQDKYIDERFEPVKATEAACRYLKQLYNIFGDWELALASYNTGPGNVKRAMRRSRGTTFWTIYNVLPRETRSYVPQYVAMNYMMNYGNDHGIYPAQTEFQIPNDTIHINGYIDLLAFCKNSNINFDDIKKLNPQITKTSLPDQTRDFVLKVPSMQYTYLVSNRNSIMDSCTRRLLLQPNVMVAKLDSTALDSMGKNPAFPYATMVSQQSTSEYDEDLDEEHDEIVLQKTRTKRATHTVRRGESLNSISKKYRVSVSELKKWNHLRRTNIARGQRLVILKEVKEPVRAARVAANSTPAVKKEIVRNDRHTKKRYHTVQKGDTLWIISQRYGLEIGQLKKKNRIRGNAIKPGQKLIVSS, translated from the coding sequence ATGAGGATTTCGAAAAAAGTATTGTGGCTCGGAGCCATGTGTGTAGGATTTGGATACGTGCCGGCTATGGCAATAATTCCACAAGAGAAGTTAGCATTCGAGCAGGATACACTGGAGAAAATAGTTGCAGCAGAAGAAATGGCGATCCCCGCCCTGCCCGCTGTTGAAGAATTTGGGAATACACCGGCAATTCCGGAAGAACTGTTGAAAGAGCGGTTTGCCAAACTTGAAAAATCAATTCCCCTTACTTACCACAAAACTTCCCACGAGTTTGTAGAGTATTTTATTTATAAAAAGGCAGAATTCACTCAGACAATGATGGAGAAGATGCCGCTCTACTTCCCCATTTTTGAAAAAACGCTGGCCAAGCACGGTTTGCCGACAGAACTTAAATATCTGTCAATGATCGAGTCGGGGCTTAACCCAACCGTGATCTCTCATGCAAGAGCAGGCGGTTTGTGGCAGTTCATGCCGGCGACCGGCCGTGAATTTGGTCTTTATCAGGACAAATACATTGACGAACGCTTCGAGCCTGTGAAAGCGACCGAGGCTGCCTGCCGTTATCTGAAACAACTTTACAATATTTTTGGTGACTGGGAGCTTGCATTGGCTTCCTATAACACAGGCCCGGGCAATGTGAAACGCGCCATGCGCCGCTCACGCGGAACCACGTTCTGGACCATCTACAATGTCCTTCCCCGCGAAACCCGCTCATATGTTCCGCAATACGTTGCGATGAACTATATGATGAACTATGGTAACGACCACGGCATTTACCCGGCCCAAACCGAGTTCCAGATCCCTAACGACACCATTCATATCAACGGCTATATTGATTTGCTGGCATTCTGCAAGAACAGCAACATCAATTTTGATGACATTAAGAAATTAAACCCGCAAATCACCAAAACGTCCCTGCCGGACCAGACCCGGGATTTCGTACTCAAAGTGCCGAGTATGCAATACACTTACCTGGTTAGCAACCGGAACTCCATTATGGATTCCTGCACCCGCAGATTGCTTCTTCAACCGAATGTAATGGTTGCAAAGCTGGATAGCACTGCATTAGACTCGATGGGTAAAAATCCTGCTTTTCCTTATGCCACAATGGTTAGCCAGCAATCAACTTCGGAGTACGACGAAGATCTGGATGAAGAGCATGACGAAATAGTTTTACAAAAGACACGTACAAAAAGAGCTACACACACCGTTAGAAGAGGAGAGAGTTTAAACTCGATCTCAAAGAAATACAGAGTGTCGGTTTCTGAGCTTAAAAAATGGAATCATTTACGCCGCACCAACATTGCCAGGGGTCAGCGTCTGGTGATTCTGAAAGAAGTGAAAGAGCCCGTTCGCGCTGCGAGAGTTGCAGCAAATTCGACTCCAGCGGTTAAAAAGGAAATTGTAAGAAATGACAGGCATACTAAAAAGCGTTACCATACAGTTCAGAAAGGGGATACGCTCTGGATTATTTCACAACGTTACGGACTGGAAATAGGACAATTGAAAAAGAAAAACAGAATCAGAGGAAATGCGATTAAACCAGGCCAAAAATTGATCGTTTCCAGCTAG
- the ruvA gene encoding Holliday junction branch migration protein RuvA — MIAYVNGTVVYKDPAYAIIDVNGLGYEVRISLQTYTSLPELGERCKLVTYLNIREDAHILYGFWGSDEKKLFLDLIGISGVGPSTALVMLSSLSSSEIRQGIIDEDLRLIQSIKGIGSKTAQRVILELRDKIRKEDLVSTGPRTIDNPSGTVKSEALAALVTLGIPKATAEKSLDAIIKREGQAVTVENLIKLALR, encoded by the coding sequence ATGATTGCCTACGTTAACGGAACTGTAGTCTACAAAGATCCGGCTTATGCCATTATTGATGTAAACGGATTAGGCTATGAAGTTCGGATTTCATTACAAACCTATACTTCACTGCCTGAACTGGGCGAGCGTTGCAAACTTGTAACGTACCTGAATATACGGGAAGACGCCCACATACTATACGGGTTTTGGGGAAGTGATGAGAAAAAGCTTTTCCTAGACCTGATAGGCATTTCGGGTGTAGGGCCATCAACGGCCCTGGTTATGTTATCGTCGCTTTCTTCATCGGAAATACGACAAGGAATAATAGATGAAGACCTGCGATTGATCCAGTCAATTAAAGGCATCGGGTCCAAAACTGCTCAGCGCGTAATACTTGAATTAAGGGATAAAATTCGCAAGGAAGATCTGGTGTCTACCGGTCCGAGGACCATAGACAATCCTTCCGGCACTGTGAAAAGTGAGGCGCTTGCTGCACTGGTTACACTGGGAATTCCCAAAGCCACCGCAGAAAAAAGTCTTGACGCTATCATCAAGCGTGAAGGTCAGGCGGTCACCGTTGAGAATCTTATTAAGTTGGCACTTCGATAA